Proteins encoded together in one Thalassotalea crassostreae window:
- the rplL gene encoding 50S ribosomal protein L7/L12, translating to MSISKDDILNAIAEMSVMDVVELIEAMEEKFGVSAAAAVAVAGGDAGAAAAEQTEFDVVLTSFGEKKVAVIKAVRGATGLGLKEAKELVEAAPKALKEGVDKAEAEALKASLEEAGATVEIK from the coding sequence ATGTCTATCTCTAAAGATGATATCTTAAACGCTATTGCAGAAATGTCTGTAATGGATGTAGTTGAACTAATCGAAGCAATGGAAGAAAAATTCGGTGTTTCTGCTGCTGCAGCTGTTGCTGTTGCTGGTGGTGACGCTGGTGCTGCCGCTGCTGAACAAACTGAGTTTGACGTAGTACTTACTTCTTTCGGTGAGAAGAAAGTTGCTGTAATCAAAGCAGTTCGTGGTGCAACTGGTCTAGGTCTTAAAGAAGCTAAAGAGTTAGTTGAAGCTGCTCCAAAAGCTCTTAAAGAAGGCGTTGACAAAGCAGAAGCTGAAGCTCTTAAAGCATCTCTTGAAGAAGCCGGTGCTACGGTTGAGATCAAGTAA
- the rpoB gene encoding DNA-directed RNA polymerase subunit beta — MVYSYSEKKRIRKDFGKSVQVMDYPFLLSIQLESFRKFIDIDATGAVGLEAAFRSVFPIKSYSGNSELQYVSYRLGEPLFDVKECQIRGVTYSAALRVKLRMVIYDKEAAAGTVKDIKEQEVYMGEIPLMTENGTFVINGTERVIVSQLHRSPGVFFDHDKGKTHSSGKVLYNARVIPYRGSWLDFEFDPKDNLFVRIDRRRKLPASIILRALEYTTEQILEMFYETTRFDIKKSKLVMELVPERLRGETATFDIKLPKGDVLVEQGRRITARHIRALTKDGIDKLDVPADYIIGRVLAKDYISKETGEVVGEANAEITLELLAELTEAGYKSLETLYMNEFDCGSYMSDTLRVDSSTNRLEALVEIYRMMRPGEPPTKDAAEALFDNLFFSDERYDLSSVGRMKFNRRVGRSESTGSGILSNDDIISVMKTLIDIRDGKGEVDDIDHLGNRRIRSVGEMAENQFRVGLVRVERAVRERLSLGDLDAVMPQDLINAKPISAAVKEFFGSSQLSQFMDQNNPLSEVTHKRRISALGPGGLTRERAGFEVRDVHPTHYGRVCPIETPEGPNIGLINSLSCYARTNDYGFLETPYRKVVDGLVTEEIDYLSAIEEGNFVIAQANADLDTAGKLVEGLVPCRHKNEFTLMSAEQVQYMDVSPQQIISVAASLIPFLEHDDANRALMGANMQRQAVPTLIADKPLVGTGMEKTIAVDSGVTAVAKRGGVVDYVDASRIVVRVNENEMTAGEAGIDIYNLTKYTRSNQNTCINQRPTCNVGEPVQRGDVLADGPSTDLGELALGQNMRIAFMPWNGYNFEDSMLISERVTKEDRFTTIHIQELSCIARDTKLGSEEITSDIPNVGESALSKLDESGVVYIGAEVNGGDILVGKVTPKGETQLTPEEKLLRAIFGEKAADVKDSSLRVPNSVSGTIIDVQVFTRDGVEKDARALEIEEMQLSEVKKDLGDEFSILEDGIYARAKKLLLSAGLNESDLNGMSRDQWLTQSLSDEGQQTELEQIAEQYDAIRADFDKKYEVKRRKITQGDDLQPGVLKIVKVYLAVKRRLQPGDKMAGRHGNKGVISNVVPVEDMPYDDNGEPVDIVLNPLGVPSRMNIGQILETHMGMAARGIGEKIDRMMKEQQEIAKLRTFLKDVYAVGESRQEVDIDSFSDDEVNRLADNLRAGLPIATPAFDGAAEKEIKELFRLAEMPESGQFTLYDGRTGRAFERPVTVGYMYMLKLNHLVDDKMHARSTGSYSLVTQQPLGGKAQFGGQRFGEMEVWALEAYGAAYTLQEMLTVKSDDVNGRTKMYKNLVDGDHRMEPGMPESFNVLLKEIRSLGINIELDQE, encoded by the coding sequence ATGGTTTACTCTTATTCTGAGAAGAAGCGTATTCGAAAGGATTTTGGTAAGAGCGTTCAGGTAATGGATTATCCATTCCTGTTGTCTATCCAACTCGAATCTTTCCGCAAGTTTATTGATATCGATGCAACGGGTGCAGTAGGCCTTGAAGCCGCTTTCCGTAGCGTATTTCCAATTAAAAGTTATTCTGGTAATTCAGAATTACAATATGTTAGCTACCGTTTAGGTGAGCCACTATTTGATGTTAAAGAATGTCAAATCCGTGGTGTAACATACTCTGCCGCATTGCGCGTTAAATTGCGTATGGTAATTTACGATAAAGAAGCAGCAGCAGGCACCGTTAAAGATATTAAAGAACAAGAAGTTTACATGGGCGAAATCCCATTGATGACGGAAAATGGAACCTTTGTTATCAACGGTACTGAGCGTGTTATTGTTTCACAATTACACCGTTCCCCTGGCGTGTTCTTCGATCACGATAAAGGTAAAACTCACTCTTCGGGTAAAGTGTTATACAACGCACGTGTTATCCCTTACCGTGGTTCATGGTTAGACTTTGAGTTTGATCCGAAAGATAATTTATTTGTTCGTATTGACCGTCGCCGTAAATTACCAGCGTCAATCATTTTACGTGCTCTTGAATATACCACAGAACAAATCTTAGAAATGTTCTACGAGACTACTCGATTTGATATCAAGAAAAGCAAGTTAGTTATGGAACTTGTTCCTGAACGTTTGCGCGGTGAAACTGCAACGTTTGATATTAAATTACCAAAAGGTGACGTATTAGTTGAGCAAGGTCGTCGTATTACTGCTCGTCATATCCGTGCACTTACTAAAGATGGCATTGATAAATTAGACGTACCAGCAGACTACATCATTGGTCGTGTTCTAGCGAAAGATTACATCAGTAAAGAAACTGGTGAAGTTGTAGGTGAAGCGAATGCTGAAATCACCTTAGAACTTTTAGCTGAACTTACCGAAGCTGGTTACAAGTCACTTGAAACTTTATACATGAATGAATTCGATTGTGGTTCATACATGTCAGACACCTTACGTGTTGATAGTTCAACTAACCGTTTAGAAGCGCTAGTTGAAATTTATCGTATGATGCGTCCTGGTGAGCCACCAACAAAAGACGCTGCAGAAGCGTTATTTGATAACTTGTTTTTCTCTGATGAACGTTATGACTTATCAAGTGTTGGTCGCATGAAATTCAATCGCCGTGTTGGTCGCTCAGAAAGCACTGGCTCAGGCATCTTATCGAACGATGACATTATCTCGGTAATGAAAACATTGATCGATATTCGCGACGGTAAAGGTGAAGTGGACGATATCGACCACTTAGGTAACCGTCGTATCCGTTCTGTAGGTGAAATGGCAGAAAACCAATTCCGTGTTGGTTTAGTTCGTGTAGAACGTGCTGTTCGTGAACGTTTATCACTTGGTGATCTTGATGCAGTAATGCCACAAGATTTAATCAATGCTAAGCCTATCTCTGCAGCGGTTAAAGAATTCTTTGGTTCTTCACAACTTTCGCAATTCATGGATCAGAACAACCCGTTATCAGAAGTGACGCACAAACGTCGTATTTCTGCATTAGGCCCGGGCGGTTTAACTCGTGAACGTGCTGGTTTCGAGGTTCGAGATGTACATCCAACTCACTACGGTCGAGTATGTCCAATCGAAACACCGGAAGGTCCAAACATCGGTTTGATCAACTCTTTATCATGTTACGCACGTACAAACGACTACGGTTTCTTGGAAACTCCTTACCGTAAAGTTGTTGACGGTTTAGTTACTGAAGAGATTGATTACTTATCAGCAATCGAAGAAGGTAACTTTGTTATCGCACAGGCGAATGCTGATTTAGATACAGCTGGTAAATTAGTTGAAGGTCTTGTTCCTTGTCGTCATAAGAATGAATTTACACTTATGTCAGCTGAACAAGTTCAGTATATGGATGTTTCTCCACAGCAAATCATCTCTGTGGCAGCATCATTAATTCCATTCCTAGAGCATGATGATGCTAACCGTGCCTTGATGGGTGCGAACATGCAACGTCAAGCAGTTCCAACGTTAATCGCTGATAAGCCTTTAGTTGGTACAGGTATGGAAAAAACTATCGCGGTAGACTCTGGTGTAACAGCCGTAGCTAAACGTGGTGGTGTAGTTGATTATGTAGATGCGTCTCGTATCGTTGTTCGTGTTAACGAAAACGAAATGACTGCCGGTGAAGCTGGTATCGATATTTACAATTTAACTAAATACACTCGTTCTAACCAGAATACTTGTATTAACCAACGTCCAACTTGTAATGTTGGCGAACCAGTGCAACGTGGTGACGTGTTAGCCGATGGTCCTTCTACCGATTTAGGTGAGTTGGCTCTTGGTCAAAACATGCGTATCGCATTCATGCCTTGGAATGGTTATAACTTCGAGGATTCAATGTTGATTTCTGAACGTGTAACGAAAGAAGATCGTTTCACTACTATTCATATTCAGGAATTATCATGTATCGCTCGCGACACCAAGTTAGGTTCTGAAGAAATTACTTCAGATATTCCAAACGTTGGTGAATCTGCACTTAGCAAGCTAGATGAATCTGGCGTTGTTTACATCGGTGCAGAAGTTAACGGTGGTGACATCTTAGTAGGTAAAGTAACGCCTAAAGGTGAAACGCAGTTAACGCCTGAAGAAAAACTATTACGTGCGATTTTCGGTGAGAAAGCTGCTGACGTTAAAGACAGCTCGCTACGTGTACCAAACTCAGTGTCTGGTACGATCATCGACGTACAAGTCTTTACCCGTGACGGTGTAGAGAAAGATGCCCGTGCATTAGAAATTGAAGAAATGCAATTGAGTGAAGTTAAGAAAGATCTTGGCGATGAATTCAGCATTTTAGAAGATGGTATATATGCTCGTGCGAAGAAACTTTTATTATCTGCTGGTTTAAATGAGTCAGACCTTAACGGTATGTCTCGCGACCAATGGTTAACACAAAGTTTATCTGACGAAGGTCAACAAACTGAATTAGAACAAATTGCAGAGCAATACGATGCAATTAGAGCTGATTTCGACAAGAAGTATGAAGTTAAGCGTCGTAAGATCACTCAAGGTGATGACTTACAACCTGGCGTTCTGAAAATTGTTAAAGTTTACCTTGCTGTTAAACGTCGCCTACAACCAGGTGATAAAATGGCTGGTCGTCACGGTAACAAAGGTGTTATCTCAAACGTTGTTCCAGTTGAAGATATGCCTTATGACGACAATGGTGAGCCGGTAGATATCGTGCTTAACCCACTAGGTGTACCATCTCGTATGAACATCGGTCAGATCCTTGAAACACATATGGGTATGGCTGCTCGTGGTATCGGTGAAAAAATCGACCGCATGATGAAAGAGCAACAAGAAATTGCGAAACTTCGTACTTTCTTGAAAGATGTATACGCAGTTGGTGAATCTCGTCAAGAGGTAGACATCGATAGTTTCTCTGATGACGAAGTTAATCGCTTAGCGGATAACTTGCGTGCTGGTTTACCAATCGCGACTCCTGCGTTTGATGGCGCTGCAGAGAAAGAAATCAAAGAGCTATTCCGTTTGGCAGAGATGCCAGAAAGCGGTCAGTTCACTCTATATGATGGCCGTACTGGTCGTGCATTTGAGCGTCCTGTAACCGTTGGTTATATGTACATGCTGAAACTGAATCACTTAGTTGATGACAAGATGCATGCGCGTTCAACAGGTTCTTACTCACTTGTTACACAGCAACCACTTGGCGGTAAAGCTCAGTTCGGTGGTCAGCGTTTCGGTGAGATGGAAGTATGGGCACTTGAAGCATACGGTGCTGCATATACCCTACAAGAAATGCTTACGGTTAAATCCGATGACGTTAACGGTCGTACTAAGATGTACAAAAACCTTGTTGACGGTGATCATCGTATGGAACCTGGTATGCCTGAATCGTTCAACGTATTGTTGAAAGAAATCCGTTCGTTAGGTATCAATATCGAACTGGATCAGGAATAA
- the rpoC gene encoding DNA-directed RNA polymerase subunit beta', which translates to MKDLLKFLKQQNQTEEFDGIRIGLASPDMIRSWSFGEVKKPETINYRTFKPERDGLFCARIFGPVKDYECLCGKYKRLKHRGVICEKCGVEVTLTKVRRDRMGHIELASPVAHIWFLKSLPSRIGLLLDMTLRDIERVLYFESYVVTEPGMTTLERSQILTEEEYLDSLEEHGDEFDAKMGAEAVLALLKEIDLNAEIEQMREELPEIGSETKRKKITKRLKLMEAFAQSGNKPEWMIMSVLPILPPDLRPLVPLDGGRFATSDLNDLYRRVINRNNRLKRLLDLVAPDIIVRNEKRMLQESVDALLDNGRRGRAITGSNKRPLKSLADMIKGKQGRFRQNLLGKRVDYSGRSVITVGPTLRLHQCGLPKKMALELFKPFIYGKLEARGLATTIKAAKKLVEREGGEVWDVLDEVIREHPVMLNRAPTLHRLGIQAFEPVLIEGKAIHLHPLVCAAYNADFDGDQMAVHVPLTIEAQMEARALMMSTNNVLSPANGDPIIVPSQDVVLGLYYLTRERVNGKGEGMVFTSEKEAEKAYRTETAELHARVKVRITQVVNGEEVTSLIDTTVGRALLWQVCPKGLPYELINQPLGKKQISNLINHAYRNLGLKDTVIFADHIMYTGFHYAMIAGASVGIDDMVIPDEKYTIIEAAEEEVTEIQQQFESGLVTAGEKYNKVIDIWSSANEKVSKAMMDNLSKEHVLNRDGEMEEQDSFNSIYMMADSGARGSAAQIRQLAGMRGLMAKPDGSIIETPITANFREGLNVLQYFISTHGARKGLADTALKTANSGYLTRRLVDVAQDLVVTEQDCGVEEGLLMTPLIEGGDVVEPLRERVLGRVVCNDVLIPGTEDVLFARNTLLDEAKCDTLEEHSVDQVWVRSIITCDTDFGICAQCYGRDLARGHLINEGEAVGVVAAQSIGEPGTQLTMRTFHIGGAASRASAENSVQVKNTGTLKLQNAKFVTSSEDKLVITSRSSELTVIDELGREKERYKVPYGAELGKKDGDAIEAGETIANWDPHTHPIITEVAGKIKFVDIIDQVTIERQTDELTGLSSIVIIDAAQRNTAGKELRPMVKLVDKKGKDVMIAGTDIPAQYFLPGKAIVNLEDGAEVNIGDALARIPQESSKTRDITGGLPRVADLFEARKPKEPAILAEKTGIIGFGKETKGKVRLQITQPSGEVYEEMIPKWRQLNVFEGESVLQGEVIADGPESPHDILRLRGIDHVANYIVNEVQDVYRLQGVKINDKHIEVIVRQMIRKCEIMSSGDSDFLAGEQVEVARVKVANRELEAAGKKPAEFQTLMLGITKASLATESFISAASFQETTRVLTEAAVAGKKDDLRGLKENVIVGRLIPAGTGYAYHKNRMNKALAAEEEEETTVSAEDAEQALTDALNADLLGGLGDLATDGE; encoded by the coding sequence GTGAAAGATTTACTTAAGTTTCTTAAGCAACAAAATCAAACTGAAGAATTCGATGGTATTCGAATTGGTTTAGCGTCACCAGACATGATCCGTTCATGGTCTTTTGGTGAGGTAAAGAAGCCAGAAACCATCAACTACCGTACGTTCAAACCTGAACGTGACGGTCTTTTCTGTGCCCGTATTTTCGGCCCAGTAAAAGATTACGAATGTTTATGTGGTAAGTACAAACGCCTTAAGCATCGTGGTGTAATTTGTGAAAAATGTGGTGTTGAAGTAACGCTAACTAAAGTTCGTCGTGACCGTATGGGACACATCGAACTAGCTAGCCCAGTTGCTCACATCTGGTTCTTAAAATCATTGCCATCTCGTATCGGTTTATTACTTGATATGACATTGCGTGATATTGAACGCGTATTATATTTCGAATCTTATGTTGTTACCGAACCAGGTATGACGACATTAGAACGCAGCCAAATTTTAACTGAAGAAGAGTACCTAGATTCTCTTGAAGAACACGGTGATGAATTTGATGCGAAAATGGGTGCTGAAGCTGTTTTAGCCCTATTAAAAGAAATTGACTTGAACGCTGAAATTGAGCAAATGCGTGAAGAACTACCTGAGATTGGTAGTGAAACTAAGCGTAAGAAAATCACTAAGCGTCTTAAATTGATGGAAGCATTCGCTCAGTCTGGTAACAAGCCAGAGTGGATGATTATGTCGGTTCTTCCGATCCTTCCACCAGATCTTCGTCCACTAGTACCACTAGATGGCGGTCGTTTTGCGACTTCTGATCTGAATGATTTATACCGTCGTGTTATTAACCGTAACAACCGTCTAAAACGTCTTCTAGACTTAGTTGCTCCAGATATCATCGTACGTAACGAAAAACGTATGTTACAAGAATCTGTTGATGCTCTTTTAGATAACGGTCGTCGTGGTCGCGCAATTACAGGTTCTAACAAACGTCCTCTTAAATCTCTTGCTGATATGATCAAGGGTAAACAAGGTCGTTTCCGTCAAAACTTACTTGGTAAGCGTGTAGATTACTCTGGTCGTTCTGTAATTACAGTTGGTCCAACTCTTCGTTTACACCAATGTGGTCTTCCTAAGAAGATGGCATTAGAGTTATTTAAGCCATTCATCTACGGTAAATTAGAAGCACGTGGTTTAGCGACTACGATTAAAGCTGCTAAGAAACTTGTAGAACGTGAAGGTGGTGAAGTTTGGGATGTACTTGATGAAGTAATCCGTGAACACCCGGTTATGCTTAACCGTGCACCAACACTTCATAGACTTGGTATCCAAGCATTCGAACCAGTACTTATCGAAGGTAAAGCAATCCATTTACATCCACTCGTTTGTGCGGCATACAACGCCGATTTCGATGGTGACCAAATGGCTGTACACGTTCCGCTAACGATTGAAGCACAAATGGAAGCTCGCGCATTAATGATGTCGACTAACAACGTGCTATCGCCAGCGAACGGTGACCCAATCATCGTTCCTTCACAGGATGTTGTATTAGGTCTTTACTACTTAACGCGTGAACGTGTTAACGGTAAAGGTGAAGGTATGGTATTCACTTCTGAAAAAGAAGCTGAAAAAGCGTACCGCACGGAAACTGCTGAATTACATGCTCGCGTTAAAGTTCGTATTACTCAAGTTGTAAACGGTGAAGAAGTTACTTCATTAATCGATACAACTGTTGGTCGTGCACTTTTATGGCAGGTATGTCCTAAAGGACTTCCGTACGAACTAATTAACCAACCATTAGGTAAGAAGCAAATTTCAAATCTTATTAACCATGCGTATCGTAACCTTGGTTTAAAAGACACTGTTATTTTTGCTGACCATATCATGTACACAGGTTTCCACTACGCGATGATCGCTGGTGCATCTGTAGGTATCGATGACATGGTTATCCCTGATGAGAAGTACACTATCATCGAAGCTGCTGAAGAAGAAGTTACTGAGATTCAACAACAGTTTGAATCTGGTCTTGTTACCGCTGGTGAGAAATACAACAAAGTTATCGATATTTGGTCTTCTGCTAACGAAAAAGTTTCGAAAGCGATGATGGACAACTTATCGAAAGAACACGTATTAAACCGTGACGGTGAGATGGAAGAGCAAGACTCATTCAACTCAATCTACATGATGGCTGACTCTGGTGCTCGTGGTAGTGCCGCTCAGATCCGTCAGTTAGCCGGTATGCGTGGTTTGATGGCAAAACCAGATGGTTCAATCATCGAAACACCAATCACAGCGAACTTCCGTGAAGGTCTGAACGTACTACAGTACTTCATCTCTACTCACGGTGCTCGTAAAGGTTTGGCCGATACGGCACTTAAAACAGCTAACTCGGGTTACTTAACTCGTCGTCTAGTTGACGTTGCACAAGATTTGGTTGTTACAGAACAAGATTGTGGCGTAGAAGAAGGTCTATTAATGACACCTCTAATCGAAGGTGGTGATGTTGTAGAACCATTACGCGAACGAGTTCTTGGTCGTGTTGTATGTAATGACGTACTAATCCCTGGTACAGAAGACGTATTATTCGCACGTAACACATTATTAGATGAAGCTAAGTGTGACACGTTAGAAGAACACTCTGTTGACCAAGTATGGGTTCGTTCAATCATTACTTGTGATACAGACTTTGGTATTTGTGCACAGTGTTATGGTCGTGACTTAGCACGCGGTCACTTAATTAACGAAGGTGAAGCCGTTGGTGTTGTTGCAGCACAATCAATCGGTGAACCAGGTACACAGTTAACGATGCGTACGTTCCACATCGGTGGTGCAGCATCTCGAGCTTCTGCTGAAAACTCAGTACAAGTTAAAAATACTGGTACATTGAAGTTACAAAACGCTAAGTTCGTTACTAGTTCAGAAGATAAGCTAGTTATCACGTCACGTTCATCAGAACTTACAGTTATTGATGAGTTAGGTCGTGAGAAAGAGCGTTATAAAGTTCCTTACGGTGCTGAATTAGGTAAGAAAGACGGTGATGCAATCGAAGCTGGTGAAACAATTGCAAATTGGGACCCGCATACGCATCCAATCATCACTGAAGTAGCAGGTAAGATCAAATTTGTTGATATCATCGATCAGGTAACTATCGAACGTCAAACTGATGAACTTACGGGTCTATCATCTATCGTAATTATCGATGCTGCGCAGCGTAATACTGCTGGTAAAGAATTACGTCCAATGGTGAAATTGGTCGACAAGAAAGGTAAAGATGTAATGATCGCTGGTACAGATATTCCAGCACAATACTTCTTACCTGGTAAAGCGATTGTTAACCTTGAAGATGGTGCAGAAGTGAACATCGGTGATGCGTTAGCACGTATTCCTCAAGAGTCTTCGAAGACTCGTGATATTACCGGTGGTCTTCCACGTGTTGCTGATTTATTTGAAGCGCGTAAACCGAAAGAGCCAGCAATTCTTGCTGAGAAGACTGGTATCATTGGTTTCGGTAAAGAGACTAAAGGTAAAGTTCGTTTACAAATCACTCAACCAAGTGGTGAAGTATACGAAGAGATGATTCCTAAGTGGCGTCAGCTTAACGTGTTCGAAGGTGAATCTGTACTACAAGGTGAGGTAATTGCCGATGGTCCAGAATCGCCACATGACATTTTACGTCTACGTGGCATCGATCATGTTGCTAACTACATTGTTAACGAAGTACAAGATGTATATCGTTTACAAGGTGTTAAGATCAATGATAAGCACATCGAGGTTATTGTTCGTCAAATGATCCGTAAGTGTGAAATCATGAGTTCAGGTGACAGTGACTTCTTAGCTGGTGAACAAGTTGAAGTAGCGCGCGTTAAAGTAGCGAACCGTGAACTTGAAGCTGCTGGTAAGAAACCTGCTGAATTCCAAACATTAATGTTAGGTATCACTAAAGCTTCACTTGCAACTGAATCGTTTATCTCAGCTGCATCGTTCCAGGAAACTACGCGAGTTCTTACTGAAGCTGCTGTTGCAGGTAAGAAAGATGACTTACGTGGCTTGAAAGAGAACGTTATTGTTGGTCGACTAATTCCTGCGGGTACTGGTTATGCGTATCATAAGAATCGCATGAACAAAGCACTTGCTGCTGAAGAAGAAGAAGAAACAACAGTGTCTGCTGAAGATGCAGAACAAGCATTAACAGATGCGTTAAACGCTGATCTTTTAGGTGGCCTTGGCGACCTAGCTACAGACGGCGAATAA
- the rpsL gene encoding 30S ribosomal protein S12, with protein sequence MATINQLVRKPRVKQVTKSNVPALQACPQRRGVCTRVYTTTPKKPNSALRKVARVRLTNGFEVTSYIGGEGHNLQEHSVILIRGGRVKDLPGVRYHTVRGALDCSGVNDRRQGRSKYGAKRPKS encoded by the coding sequence ATGGCAACTATTAACCAATTAGTACGTAAACCACGTGTTAAGCAGGTAACTAAAAGTAACGTTCCAGCGTTACAAGCCTGCCCACAACGTCGTGGCGTATGTACTCGTGTGTATACAACTACACCGAAAAAACCTAACTCAGCACTACGTAAAGTAGCTCGTGTTCGTTTAACTAACGGCTTCGAAGTTACTTCATACATCGGTGGTGAAGGTCACAACTTACAAGAGCATAGCGTAATTTTAATTCGCGGTGGTCGTGTAAAAGATTTACCTGGTGTTCGTTACCACACCGTTCGCGGTGCACTAGATTGTTCTGGTGTTAACGACAGAAGACAAGGCCGTTCTAAGTACGGTGCTAAGCGCCCTAAATCTTAA
- the rpsG gene encoding 30S ribosomal protein S7 encodes MPRRRVVGQRKILPDPKFKNELLAKFINILMVDGKKSTAEKIVYGALDILTEKNTDKEHLELFEIALENIRPQVEVKSRRVGGSTYQVPVEVRPVRRNALAMRWLVDAARKRGEKSMAQRLANEMLDAFDNKGSAVKKREDVHRMAEANKAFAHYRW; translated from the coding sequence ATGCCAAGAAGACGTGTCGTAGGACAAAGAAAAATCTTGCCAGATCCGAAGTTCAAAAACGAACTTTTAGCAAAATTCATCAACATCTTAATGGTTGATGGAAAGAAATCTACAGCAGAAAAAATAGTTTATGGTGCACTAGACATCTTAACTGAAAAGAACACTGATAAAGAACATTTAGAGTTATTTGAAATTGCTCTAGAGAACATCCGTCCACAGGTTGAGGTTAAATCTCGTCGTGTTGGTGGTTCTACTTACCAGGTTCCAGTTGAAGTTCGTCCAGTACGTCGTAACGCGCTAGCAATGCGCTGGTTAGTTGACGCTGCTCGTAAACGTGGTGAAAAATCAATGGCTCAACGCCTAGCTAACGAAATGTTAGATGCATTTGATAACAAAGGTTCAGCTGTGAAAAAACGTGAAGACGTTCACAGAATGGCTGAAGCTAACAAAGCATTCGCTCATTACCGTTGGTAA